The Eubacteriaceae bacterium Marseille-Q4139 genome has a window encoding:
- a CDS encoding YabP/YqfC family sporulation protein, with product MKKKKTDRNFLSDALRLPEDVVKGESLLTFIGRSAVRIENYRGILFYTDTNIRIQAKAYRLSVSGSRLSIRYYDKDEMEITGKIETITFE from the coding sequence TTGAAAAAGAAGAAAACAGACCGGAACTTTCTTTCAGACGCCCTGCGTCTTCCGGAGGATGTGGTAAAGGGCGAAAGCCTCCTGACCTTCATCGGCCGTTCCGCGGTCCGGATCGAAAATTACAGGGGCATCCTTTTTTATACGGACACGAACATCCGGATTCAGGCGAAGGCCTACCGGCTCTCCGTAAGCGGGAGCCGGCTTTCCATCCGGTACTATGACAAAGATGAAATGGAGATCACAGGGAAAATCGAAACCATCACGTTTGAGTAA
- the rpsU gene encoding 30S ribosomal protein S21, protein MSNVIVKDNESLDSALRRFKRNCAKAGIQQEIRKREHYEKPSVRRKKKSEAARKRKYN, encoded by the coding sequence ATGTCGAACGTAATTGTTAAAGATAACGAGAGCTTGGACAGTGCTTTACGCAGATTCAAAAGAAACTGCGCGAAGGCTGGTATTCAGCAGGAAATTCGTAAAAGAGAGCATTATGAGAAGCCAAGCGTAAGACGTAAGAAAAAGTCCGAAGCAGCAAGAAAACGCAAATATAACTAA
- the alaS gene encoding alanine--tRNA ligase codes for MQKYGVNELRRMFLEFFESKGHLAMKSFSLVPHNDNSLLLINSGMAPLKPYFTGQEIPPRRRVCTCQKCIRTGDIDNIGKTARHGTFFEMLGNFSFGDYFKTEAIHWSWEFLTEVVGLEADRLYPSIYLDDEEAFKIWNEEIGIPKERIFRFGKEDNFWEHGAGPCGPCSEIYYDRGEKYGCGKPTCTVGCDCDRYIEVWNNVFTQFENDGHGNYTELKQKNIDTGMGLERLAVVVQDVDSLFTIDTNKALLDRVCALAGKEYQKDHETDISLRIVTDHIKSCTFMISDGIMPSNEGRGYVLRRLLRRAARHGRKLGIEGKFLANLADTVIALSKDGYPELEEKKAMISKVLTEEEDKFNKTIDQGLAILSDMEEDIKKNGLSSLPGTDAFKLYDTYGFPLDLTKEILEEKGFSVDEEGFLSCMKEQKEKARKARKTTNYMGADVTVYQSIDASVTTEFVGYDRLIHQSQISVLTTEDAIVEALTDGEVGTILVNETPFYATMGGQQADTGVIESENGKFLVEDTIKLQGGKVGHVGHMVSGMLRTGETVTLKVDEENRALTARNHSATHLLHKALRTVLGSHVEQAGSLVAKDRLRFDFTHFSAMTKEELKKVEDMVNEEIRAALPVKTDIMSLEDAKKTGAMALFGEKYGDEVRVVRMGDFSTELCGGTHVDNTLSIGSFKIISEAGIAAGVRRIEALTSDGLIRHYEQVEKELHEAAAAAKAAPSDLKAKIESMLEELKALHSENEKLKSRLAKESMGDVMDQVKDVNGVKLLAVRADGVDMNGLRNLGDQLKEKLGEGVIVIASVTDGKVNLMATATDGAQKMGAHAGNLIKAIAGLVGGGGGGRPNMAQAGGKNPDGVESALSKAAEVVAEQVKG; via the coding sequence ATGCAGAAATATGGTGTAAATGAACTGAGGAGAATGTTTCTGGAATTTTTTGAGAGCAAGGGACATCTTGCGATGAAGAGCTTCTCATTGGTTCCGCATAACGATAACAGCTTGCTTTTAATCAATTCCGGTATGGCGCCTTTAAAGCCGTACTTTACCGGACAGGAGATCCCGCCGAGGCGCCGCGTCTGCACGTGCCAGAAGTGCATCCGCACCGGCGATATCGATAACATCGGAAAGACGGCCCGCCACGGCACGTTTTTCGAGATGCTCGGAAACTTCTCCTTCGGCGACTACTTTAAGACCGAGGCGATCCACTGGTCATGGGAGTTTTTGACAGAAGTCGTAGGCCTTGAGGCAGACAGGCTCTACCCGTCCATCTATCTGGATGACGAGGAAGCCTTTAAAATCTGGAACGAGGAGATCGGCATCCCGAAGGAGCGGATTTTCCGTTTCGGCAAGGAAGACAATTTCTGGGAGCACGGCGCAGGCCCCTGCGGCCCATGTTCCGAGATTTACTATGACCGCGGCGAGAAATACGGCTGCGGAAAGCCGACCTGCACCGTCGGCTGCGACTGCGACCGCTATATTGAGGTCTGGAACAACGTCTTCACCCAGTTTGAAAACGACGGCCACGGAAACTACACCGAATTAAAGCAGAAAAACATCGACACGGGCATGGGTCTTGAGCGTCTTGCCGTCGTCGTTCAGGATGTGGACTCCCTGTTCACCATCGACACCAACAAAGCCCTTCTCGACCGGGTATGCGCCCTGGCCGGAAAGGAATACCAGAAAGACCATGAGACCGATATTTCCCTGCGGATTGTGACCGACCACATCAAGTCCTGCACCTTCATGATTTCCGACGGCATCATGCCGTCCAACGAGGGACGCGGCTATGTGTTAAGGCGCCTTCTGCGCCGTGCGGCCCGTCACGGAAGAAAGCTTGGAATCGAAGGGAAATTCCTGGCAAATCTGGCCGATACGGTCATCGCCCTCTCCAAAGACGGCTATCCGGAGTTGGAGGAAAAGAAGGCCATGATCTCCAAGGTGCTGACCGAGGAGGAGGACAAGTTCAACAAGACCATCGACCAGGGTCTTGCCATCCTTTCCGACATGGAAGAGGACATAAAGAAAAACGGGCTTTCGTCGCTTCCCGGCACGGACGCCTTCAAGCTTTACGATACCTACGGCTTCCCGCTTGATCTCACGAAGGAGATCCTGGAGGAAAAGGGCTTTTCCGTAGACGAGGAAGGCTTCCTTTCCTGCATGAAGGAGCAGAAGGAGAAAGCCAGAAAAGCCAGAAAGACGACAAACTATATGGGCGCTGACGTGACGGTTTACCAGTCCATCGACGCGTCCGTCACAACGGAATTTGTCGGCTACGACCGCCTGATCCATCAGTCCCAGATCTCCGTCTTGACGACGGAGGACGCCATCGTCGAGGCCCTGACCGACGGCGAGGTCGGGACGATCCTTGTAAATGAGACGCCGTTTTATGCCACCATGGGCGGCCAGCAGGCCGATACCGGCGTGATCGAGTCGGAGAACGGAAAATTCCTCGTGGAAGACACGATCAAGCTCCAGGGCGGCAAAGTGGGCCACGTGGGCCATATGGTAAGCGGCATGCTGCGGACGGGAGAGACCGTCACCTTAAAGGTGGACGAAGAGAACCGCGCCCTGACGGCGAGGAACCACAGCGCGACCCACCTGCTTCACAAGGCGCTCCGCACTGTCCTCGGAAGCCACGTAGAGCAGGCCGGTTCCCTTGTGGCAAAAGACAGGCTGCGTTTCGACTTCACCCATTTCTCTGCCATGACGAAGGAAGAGCTTAAGAAGGTGGAGGACATGGTAAACGAGGAGATCCGCGCCGCGCTTCCCGTAAAGACGGATATCATGAGCCTGGAGGACGCAAAGAAGACCGGCGCCATGGCGCTGTTCGGCGAAAAGTACGGCGACGAGGTGCGCGTGGTGCGTATGGGCGACTTCTCCACAGAGCTCTGCGGCGGAACCCACGTGGACAACACCCTTTCCATCGGCTCCTTTAAGATTATTTCCGAGGCAGGCATCGCTGCCGGCGTGAGACGTATCGAGGCGCTGACCTCCGACGGGCTGATCCGCCACTATGAGCAGGTGGAAAAAGAGCTCCACGAGGCTGCGGCTGCCGCAAAGGCTGCGCCGTCTGACTTAAAGGCGAAGATTGAGTCCATGCTGGAGGAATTAAAGGCCCTCCACTCTGAGAATGAGAAATTAAAGAGCCGCCTGGCAAAGGAATCCATGGGCGACGTCATGGATCAGGTGAAGGACGTAAACGGCGTGAAGCTTTTGGCTGTCCGCGCGGACGGCGTTGACATGAACGGCCTGAGAAACCTTGGCGACCAGCTCAAGGAAAAACTTGGCGAAGGCGTCATCGTGATCGCCTCCGTGACAGACGGAAAGGTGAACCTGATGGCGACGGCCACCGACGGCGCGCAGAAGATGGGCGCCCATGCCGGAAACCTCATTAAGGCCATTGCAGGCCTGGTGGGCGGCGGCGGCGGCGGACGGCCGAACATGGCCCAGGCCGGCGGAAAGAACCCGGACGGTGTCGAATCTGCCCTCTCCAAAGCGGCGGAAGTTGTCGCGGAACAGGTAAAAGGCTAA